GCTTGATACGGGGCTATAAGTCACGGACACAAACAGCAACGCCATCGTCCGTCTGACCGTTCCAACCGTCGCTTCCATCGCTGAAATTGACAATCCAAGACCTGGAATCATTACTTTTACTTATGCTCCAATACCAAGAGTTTTTGCTTTTAAGATTTCGGAAACTATTTTTGTTGTTTTGTGCGATTTTTAGTTCATCTTTGTTTGGAAGTCTCCAATCTGAGAAACCAAGAAGTCGAAGTTTTTCACAATATTCACAAGCACT
This Thiovulum sp. ES DNA region includes the following protein-coding sequences:
- a CDS encoding Protein of unknown function (DUF1566) (PFAM: Protein of unknown function (DUF1566)), with translation DEIQSLKAEIKKLKSQVSKQKTEPKNSISQNEIFSKTITVGNLMFQDFDLPEPMNWKSACEYCEKLRLLGFSDWRLPNKDELKIAQNNKNSFRNLKSKNSWYWSISKSNDSRSWIVNFSDGSDGWNGQTDDGVAVCVRDL